A stretch of Rhododendron vialii isolate Sample 1 chromosome 4a, ASM3025357v1 DNA encodes these proteins:
- the LOC131322189 gene encoding probable LRR receptor-like serine/threonine-protein kinase At3g47570, producing MSPLTKSLSISLLALFLSLIPLLQIKALALDTTSSRSLVNTINVASNETDFHALLAFKSNIFPEYQQALSSWNESLHFCHWEGVKCGSRHERVTVIDLTSRGLTGSLSPYIGNLSFLRELSLSDNNFIGEVPIELGNLFRLQILNLSLNGLEGTIQTSLSHCSNLMFLNVGGNKLVGEFPKELPYSMPKLVSLYVEENNLTGGIHPLIGNLTSLIKFSAAANPLGGSIPNALGQLKSLRELWLGATQISGTIPPSLYNLSSLVRLSVPYNRLSGSLPPTFGFMFPRLKALQLFANYFNGPLPLSISNCSQLVLLELNTNNFTGKVRNDFGSLRNLRWMILSDNNFLTKGSNGLSFLNSLINCSNLEWLGVDNNEFGGLLPDSVGNLSVSLSQLGLGGNQLYGSIPSTIGKLVNLEVLYLENNLFTGSIPSSIGYLHKLQLLVFSNNTISGEIPESIGNLSMIIKLYLEKNRLEGAIPSSLGDCRNLLELTLDENNLNGTIPRQLLMVSSLSIALDLSRNRLSGSLPPEIGYLKSLAKIDISENVMSGEIPATLGSCSSLEYLYLQQNSFQGSIPSSMESLRGIQNLDLSHNNLSGQIPGFLGTFSLKNLNLSFNNFEGELPMRGVFTNASAISVAGNYRLCGGIPELQLARCTMKKSRNKTSLSHTLAITIASVVVGVTAVSSFICMFKKKTNTKPVGSLSKDPFLKVSYGELLKATEGFSSTNLLGFGSFGHVYKGVIEQNGELIVAVKVLDLQTRGATKSFMTECEALRNIRHRNLVSIITSCSSVDFQGNEFKALVYEFMPNGSLDNWLHSIPNANNGQREFVGLNLQQRIDIALDVACALDYLHQQCERPIIHCDLKPSNILLDGNMVARVGDFGLARFRAELNTPSTSSSTAIRGTIGYAAPEYGLGSEMSTSGDVYSYGILLLEMVTGKRPTDEIFVVDLNLHNFAKIAFPHRVMEIVDPMLLTEERHGSKMVECLIHIVKIGLACSIESPQDRMSINSVLQELHLVKNNMLKGDMDS from the exons ATGAGTCCCTTAACCAAAtctctttctatttctctcctagccttatttctctctctcatcccattGCTTCAAATCAAAGCCCTTGCCCTTGACACAACATCATCCCGTAGTCTTGTTAACACCATTAATGTGGCTAGCAACGAGACTGATTTCCATGCATTATTGGCCTTCAAGTCCAATATTTTCCCAGAATATCAACAGGCCTTGAGCTCATGGAATGAGTCTCTACATTTCTGTCACTGGGAAGGTGTCAAATGCGGAAGTCGACACGAACGAGTCACCGTTATAGACCTCACGTCCAGAGGTTTAACGGGTTCTTTGTCTCCCTACATCGGAAACCTTAGTTTTCTCCGAGAGCTTAGCCTCTCTGACAACAATTTTATTGGTGAAGTTCCAATTGAATTGGGTAATCTTTTCAGGTTACAGATACTGAATTTGAGCTTGAATGGTTTGGAAGGTACAATTCAAACGAGCCTATCTCATTGCTCAAATCTCATGTTCCTAAATGTAGGCGGAAACAAGCTAGTTGGAGAGTTTCCAAAAGAACTGCCTTATTCAATGCCGAAACTCGTATCACTCTACGTTGAGGAAAACAATTTGACAGGCGGAATTCATCCATTGATTGGGAATCTTACTTCTCTGATAAAGTTTAGTGCTGCTGCAAATCCGTTAGGAGGAAGTATTCCAAATGCCTTGGGTCAATTGAAAAGTTTAAGAGAACTTTGGTTGGGTGCCACTCAAATTTCAGGTACCATCCCTCCTTCCTTATACAATCTATCGTCACTAGTTAGATTGTCAGTGCCTTATAATCGACTTTCGGGTAGTCTTCCGCCAACATTCGGTTTCATGTTCCCCCGCCTTAAGGCCCTTCAGCTATTCGCCAACTATTTTAACGGTCCCCTACCTCTTTCAATATCCAACTGTTCACAGTTGGTACTACTCGAATTGAATACAAACAATTTCACTGGAAAAGTAAGAAATGATTTCGGAAGCCTACGAAACCTCCGTTGGATGATTCTATCTGATAACAATTTTTTAACTAAGGGCTCCAATGGACTATCCTTTCTTAATTCTTTGATCAATTGTAGCAATTTAGAATGGTTGGGGGTGGATAATAACGAATTTGGAGGTTTATTACCGGATTCTGTGGGTAATCTATCAGTCTCTCTTTCTCAGTTGGGACTAGGTGGTAATCAATTGTATGGATCTATTCCATCAACAATAGGAAAACTTGTGAATCTGGAAGTCTTGTATTTGGAAAATAACCTATTCACTGGTTCAATTCCCAGTAGCATAGGTTATCTTCATAAGTTGCAATTGTTGGtattttcaaacaatacaaTCTCAGGTGAAATTCCAGAGTCTATTGGAAACTTGTCAATGATAATCAAACTTTACTTGGAGAAAAACAGACTCGAAGGAGCCATACCCTCGAGTCTGGGAGACTGTCGAAATTTGTTAGAGTTAACACTTGATGAAAATAACCTTAATGGGACCATTCCAAGACAACTTTTGATGGTCTCTTCTCTATCAATTGCTTTGGATCTTTCCCGCAACCGTTTGTCTGGATCCCTGCCACCAGAGATTGGGTACCTCAAAAGTTTAGCAAAAATCGATATCTCTGAGAATGTTATGTCTGGTGAAATTCCTGCGACTCTTGGAAGCTGTAGTAGCCTTGAATACTTGTATTTGCAGCAAAATTCATTTCAAGGATCTATTCCTTCATCAATGGAATCCTTGAGAGGTATTCAAAATTTGGACCTTTCTCACAACAACCTATCAGGTCAAATTCCGGGATTCTTAGGGACTTTTTCCTTGAAGAATCTCAATTTGTCCTTCAACAATTTTGAAGGAGAGTTACCAATGAGAGGGGTCTTTACAAATGCAAGTGCAATATCTGTTGCTGGAAATTATAGGCTTTGTGGTGGCATTCCTGAACTACAACTAGCTCGATGCACCATGAAAAAATCGAGAAACAAGACATCACTTTCGCACACCTTAGCAATCACAATAGCTTCGGTAGTCGTTGGAGTAACCGCAGTATCATCTTTCATATGTATgttcaagaagaaaacaaacacCAAACCTGTTGGTTCATTGTCGAAAGATCCATTCTTGAAAGTCTCTTATGGAGAACTTCTCAAAGCAACTGAAGGTTTCTCTTCGACAAATCTGCTTGGTTTTGGTAGTTTCGGCCATGTGTATAAAGGTGTTATTGAACAAAATGGGGAGTTAATTGTTGCGGTCAAAGTACTTGACCTCCAAACTCGTGGCGCTACCAAGAGTTTCATGACAGAGTGCGAAGCCTTAAGGAATATTCGACACCGAAACCTCGTTTCGATCATAACTTCTTGTTCTAGTGTGGATTTTCAAGGGAACGAGTTTAAAGCTCTAGTTTATGAGTTCATGCCGAATGGAAGTCTAGATAATTGGTTGCATTCAATTCCAAACGCAAATAATGGCCAACGTGAGTTTGTGGGTCTCAATCTTCAACAAAGAATAGACATTGCCCTTGATGTGGCTTGTGCACTCGATTATCTTCACCAACAATGCGAAAGGCCAATTATTCACTGCGATTTGAAGCCGAGTAATATCCTTCTTGACGGTAACATGGTTGCCCGTGTCGGAGATTTTGGTCTGGCTAGATTTCGTGCGGAGCTCAACACTCCAAGTACAAGTAGTTCTACTGCAATAAGGGGAACCATTGGATATGCAGCTCCAG AGTATGGTCTTGGAAGCGAGATGTCAACTAGTGGAGATGTTTATAGTTATGGAATCTTGTTGTTGGAGATGGTTACAGGGAAGAGACCTACTGACGAAATATTTGTAGTAGACCTTAATCTTCATAACTTTGCAAAGATTGCTTTCCCACATCGTGTGATGGAGATTGTAGACCCCATGCTCTTAACTGAGGAGAGACATGGCAGCAAAATGGTTGAATGTTTAATCCACATTGTAAAAATAGGGCTTGCATGTTCTATAGAGTCCCCACAAGATCGAATGAGCATAAATTCTGTACTCCAAGAGCTTCATCTAGTCAAGAACAATATGTTGAAG GGCGACATGGATAGCTAG